Proteins from a single region of Flavobacterium sp. YJ01:
- a CDS encoding DUF4198 domain-containing protein — MKSNTLKTITFLFLMLFAAPQIFAHALWIETKATGTKGKAQEISIYFGEFSDNDITKADKWFSDLKDFSLVLISPSKKETKLTSKALDNKYQAFFTPDEDGVYTVVMHHKVKDVYGTMVLDYNSSATVVVGNKAAGNNIASNTNKIAVFSESADIAKKDTKITGVASYDGAIAKEAKIKVIAPNGWEKELWTNDKGEFSFTPIWSGNYMVEYAHTEKASGDHNGKKYDEIWKMATYQIAVK; from the coding sequence ATGAAATCAAATACTTTAAAAACAATAACCTTTTTATTTCTAATGCTTTTTGCTGCACCGCAAATCTTCGCTCACGCACTTTGGATCGAAACTAAAGCAACTGGAACAAAAGGTAAAGCGCAAGAAATCTCAATTTACTTTGGAGAATTCTCTGATAACGACATTACAAAAGCAGATAAATGGTTTTCTGATTTAAAAGATTTCTCTTTAGTGCTAATTTCTCCTTCTAAAAAAGAAACAAAATTGACATCTAAAGCTTTAGACAATAAATATCAAGCATTCTTTACACCAGACGAAGATGGAGTTTACACTGTCGTAATGCACCATAAAGTTAAAGATGTGTACGGAACTATGGTTTTAGATTATAATTCGAGTGCAACTGTTGTTGTTGGAAACAAAGCTGCTGGAAACAATATTGCATCAAACACGAATAAAATTGCTGTTTTTTCAGAAAGTGCAGATATTGCAAAAAAAGATACAAAAATCACTGGTGTTGCCTCTTACGATGGAGCTATTGCTAAAGAAGCAAAAATCAAAGTTATTGCACCAAACGGCTGGGAAAAAGAATTATGGACAAACGATAAAGGAGAATTCTCTTTTACACCAATCTGGTCTGGAAACTACATGGTAGAATATGCTCACACTGAAAAAGCATCTGGTGACCATAATGGTAAAAAATACGATGAAATCTGGAAAATGGCTACTTACCAAATTGCAGTAAAATAA
- a CDS encoding TonB-dependent receptor, whose translation MNYSNRIKQISTIFCLFFLFCNTIFAQQNLGKIKGTITTSDGENAVGVNIILKNSKYGTVTDEDGAFEFNRVKPNTYTLQVSLTGYETLEQQVTVTTNETNSLNLKLTVSNKQLQEVIITNNKGKAFPKQSTYVSRMPLKNVENPQVYNIVSSELMKDQAITNYEDALKNVPGIQKLWESTGRGGDGGSYYSLRGFEVQANIVNGLPGVTSGTLDPANIERIEVIKGPSGTLFGSSLVSYGGLINTVTKKPYSGFGGEVSYLAGSFGLNRVTADVNTPLDDNNDVLFRINAAYQTENSFQDAGFRTSIFVAPSLSYKVSEKLSFLINTEFMSEEKTTPSMLFLGRDSQLQFKDLADLNYNTDLSFYSNDLPMKNPRFNLQGQMTYKISEQWTSQTVLSRTSSKSRGYYSYIYDNEDGNRDFAFWITKENSQTSTTDIQQNFIGDFKIGSMRNRLVVGLDYFDRNLMFAGSGYGKLYNVTAQGEVRQIDPANPYNLSQTSVDQLLAAEAGPNYNSKDATYSAYASDVLNITPSLLAMASLRVDYFDTEGNIKTDTDNYTQTALSPKFGVVYQPIKDQLSLFANYMNGFRNIAPSAIYDSNGTFIGSQTFKPEHANQLEAGIKADLFSNKLTATMSYYDINVANLVTSNPMYSAQGGEARSQGFEFDLNAAPIKGLSIIAGYSYNQSEITKGDENNVWLEQGKRPFWAGPKNLVNLWATYKFEEGTLENFGLGFGGNYASDNAILDSEVTGKFILPSYTVINGSVFYNTTKFRVSLNVNNITNKDYFNGGWSTVNPQKPRNVVASFAYKF comes from the coding sequence ATGAATTATTCAAATCGCATCAAGCAGATAAGTACCATATTCTGCCTGTTCTTTTTATTTTGCAACACTATTTTTGCCCAGCAAAATTTGGGAAAAATTAAAGGAACAATTACAACCTCTGACGGAGAAAATGCAGTTGGGGTTAATATTATCCTTAAAAATTCAAAATATGGCACCGTTACTGACGAAGATGGAGCTTTTGAATTTAATCGTGTTAAACCTAATACCTACACTTTACAAGTTTCTTTAACTGGTTACGAGACTCTAGAACAACAAGTTACAGTTACAACCAATGAAACAAATTCTCTTAATTTAAAATTGACTGTTTCTAATAAGCAGTTGCAAGAGGTTATTATTACCAATAATAAAGGAAAAGCGTTTCCAAAACAAAGTACTTATGTTTCAAGAATGCCTCTAAAAAATGTTGAGAACCCACAGGTCTACAATATTGTTTCTTCTGAATTGATGAAAGATCAAGCGATTACAAACTATGAAGATGCTTTAAAAAATGTTCCTGGAATTCAGAAACTTTGGGAATCTACAGGTCGTGGTGGCGATGGAGGTTCTTATTATTCGCTTCGCGGATTTGAAGTTCAAGCCAATATTGTAAACGGTTTGCCAGGCGTTACAAGCGGAACTTTAGATCCTGCAAATATTGAAAGAATCGAAGTTATAAAAGGTCCTTCTGGAACTTTATTCGGAAGCAGTTTAGTAAGTTACGGCGGACTTATCAATACGGTTACTAAAAAACCTTACAGCGGTTTTGGAGGTGAAGTTTCTTATCTAGCTGGAAGTTTCGGTTTAAACAGAGTTACTGCCGATGTAAATACTCCGCTAGATGATAATAATGATGTGCTATTTAGAATTAATGCGGCTTACCAAACAGAAAACAGTTTTCAGGATGCAGGATTCCGTACTTCTATTTTTGTAGCTCCTTCCCTTTCTTATAAAGTAAGCGAGAAATTGTCTTTCTTAATTAATACAGAATTTATGTCTGAAGAAAAAACAACGCCTTCTATGTTGTTTTTAGGAAGAGATTCACAATTACAATTTAAAGACTTAGCCGATTTAAACTACAATACCGACTTGTCTTTTTACAGCAACGATCTTCCGATGAAAAATCCGAGATTTAATTTGCAAGGACAAATGACTTATAAAATTTCTGAGCAATGGACATCTCAGACGGTTTTATCAAGAACATCTTCTAAATCAAGAGGATACTATTCTTATATTTATGACAATGAAGACGGAAATCGCGATTTTGCTTTCTGGATTACTAAAGAGAATTCGCAAACGTCAACAACTGATATTCAACAGAATTTTATTGGAGATTTTAAAATCGGCAGTATGAGAAATCGTCTTGTTGTTGGTTTAGATTATTTTGATCGTAATCTTATGTTTGCTGGTTCTGGTTACGGAAAACTATATAATGTTACCGCTCAAGGCGAAGTAAGACAAATAGATCCTGCAAACCCATATAATCTTAGCCAGACTTCAGTAGATCAATTATTGGCGGCAGAAGCTGGTCCAAATTATAATTCTAAAGATGCAACTTATAGTGCTTACGCATCTGATGTTTTAAACATTACGCCTTCATTATTAGCAATGGCAAGTTTAAGAGTAGATTATTTCGATACAGAAGGAAACATTAAAACCGATACAGACAACTATACTCAAACGGCATTATCTCCAAAATTTGGAGTTGTTTATCAGCCAATTAAAGATCAATTATCATTATTTGCTAACTATATGAATGGTTTCAGAAATATAGCTCCAAGTGCTATTTACGATAGTAATGGAACTTTTATTGGTTCTCAAACTTTTAAACCAGAACACGCCAATCAGTTAGAAGCTGGAATTAAAGCCGATTTGTTTTCAAACAAATTAACTGCGACAATGAGTTATTACGACATTAATGTTGCTAATTTAGTTACTAGCAATCCAATGTACAGCGCTCAAGGTGGTGAAGCAAGAAGCCAAGGCTTTGAATTTGATTTGAATGCTGCCCCAATAAAAGGTTTAAGCATTATTGCTGGATATAGCTATAATCAAAGCGAAATTACAAAAGGAGATGAAAATAATGTTTGGTTAGAACAAGGAAAAAGACCTTTCTGGGCTGGTCCAAAAAACTTAGTAAATCTTTGGGCAACTTATAAATTTGAAGAAGGAACTTTAGAAAACTTCGGTCTTGGTTTTGGTGGAAATTATGCTAGTGACAATGCCATTTTAGATAGCGAAGTTACGGGCAAATTTATCCTGCCTTCTTACACCGTTATTAATGGTTCTGTGTTTTATAACACAACTAAATTCCGCGTAAGCTTAAATGTAAATAACATTACAAACAAAGATTATTTTAACGGAGGCTGGTCAACTGTTAACCCGCAAAAACCTAGAAATGTTGTAGCAAGTTTCGCTTATAAATTCTAG
- a CDS encoding APC family permease encodes MSDFKKNQLKKTLGLSFNIAVLIGGTIGVGILRTPGTIAEMLNNYWLILACWLFGGLYVLLGANSYSELATMLPKAGGSYNYIKRALGEYAGFLSGWYDYITNAIPPAFYCIVISEYIIILFPSLANYSTTMAISLLTAFVLLHLSGVKNGSVIQQITSFLKVICFVALVIACFMYTGVQIPKIQTDNSIFQIGLIFGFFKSLQLIIGTYNGWNATCFFAEENDDPSKNIPKSLYSGVLLVVAIYILVNAAFFHVLPIETLAKSNLAAADVAKILFGENGAKIVTVISIFSLISILNAFMMIPPRILYGLSRDGFFIQKGTIVNKGGTPIVALLVSSFFSLFLICIGSFEVLFSFAAFISIIVWGLAYYSLLKLRNSEPDLPRPYRSFWYPWTTIIAIIFSIALLAGFIYSDPKSFIIIVGIAIISYPLFLVLRKKKI; translated from the coding sequence ATGTCCGATTTCAAGAAAAACCAATTAAAGAAAACTTTAGGTCTTAGTTTTAATATTGCCGTATTAATTGGAGGAACAATCGGAGTTGGAATTTTAAGAACGCCCGGAACAATTGCAGAAATGTTAAACAATTACTGGCTTATTCTTGCCTGTTGGTTATTCGGAGGTTTGTATGTTTTATTAGGCGCAAATTCTTATTCTGAACTGGCTACAATGTTACCAAAAGCTGGTGGATCTTATAATTATATCAAAAGAGCTTTAGGAGAATATGCTGGTTTTTTGTCTGGTTGGTATGATTATATTACCAATGCTATTCCGCCCGCATTTTACTGCATCGTAATTAGTGAATATATTATTATTTTATTTCCATCTCTAGCCAATTATTCGACAACAATGGCTATTTCGTTATTAACAGCTTTTGTTTTGCTGCACTTAAGCGGCGTAAAAAACGGAAGCGTAATACAGCAAATTACCAGTTTCTTAAAAGTAATTTGTTTCGTAGCTTTAGTAATTGCCTGTTTTATGTATACAGGAGTCCAAATTCCTAAAATTCAAACAGACAATTCTATTTTTCAAATAGGTTTAATCTTTGGCTTTTTTAAATCATTACAGCTTATAATTGGCACTTACAATGGTTGGAATGCCACTTGCTTTTTTGCAGAAGAAAATGATGATCCTAGCAAAAATATTCCGAAATCTCTTTATAGTGGCGTTTTGCTTGTTGTTGCGATTTATATTTTAGTGAATGCCGCTTTTTTTCATGTATTGCCAATTGAAACTTTGGCTAAGTCAAATCTAGCTGCAGCCGATGTTGCCAAAATTCTTTTTGGTGAAAACGGTGCCAAAATCGTAACGGTAATTTCGATTTTTTCTTTAATCAGTATTTTGAATGCTTTTATGATGATTCCGCCAAGAATTCTTTACGGATTAAGCCGTGACGGATTTTTTATTCAAAAAGGAACAATAGTAAACAAAGGCGGAACTCCAATTGTAGCACTTTTGGTTTCTTCTTTTTTCAGTTTGTTTTTAATATGCATCGGATCTTTTGAAGTCTTGTTTTCTTTCGCCGCATTTATCTCGATTATTGTTTGGGGGCTCGCTTATTATTCGCTTTTAAAACTAAGAAATTCAGAACCTGATTTACCAAGGCCTTATCGTTCTTTTTGGTATCCGTGGACAACCATAATTGCTATTATATTTTCTATTGCATTACTTGCAGGATTTATTTACAGCGATCCAAAAAGTTTTATTATTATTGTTGGAATTGCAATTATTTCTTATCCTTTGTTTTTGGTTTTGAGGAAGAAAAAAATATAG
- a CDS encoding DUF1573 domain-containing protein, producing MKNAASFIAVLLFSAIGYAQNGPKIEFAAPDNTIDYGKISKGDNGLRSFEFTNTGDAPLLITGAESTVSSIIVTKPAAAIQPGKKGKIDVKYNMVAGPIRKTITVESNAVNYPDGRVALKIKGEVQ from the coding sequence ATGAAAAATGCAGCCTCTTTTATTGCAGTCTTATTGTTTAGTGCAATAGGTTATGCACAAAACGGCCCAAAAATTGAATTTGCAGCCCCAGACAATACAATTGATTATGGAAAGATTTCTAAAGGTGACAACGGACTTCGTTCCTTTGAATTTACAAACACTGGAGATGCTCCTTTATTAATTACAGGTGCAGAATCTACTGTAAGTTCTATAATCGTTACAAAACCAGCGGCAGCAATTCAGCCGGGCAAAAAAGGAAAAATCGACGTAAAATATAATATGGTTGCTGGTCCTATCCGTAAAACCATTACTGTTGAATCAAATGCAGTAAATTATCCTGACGGACGTGTTGCCTTAAAAATTAAAGGTGAAGTTCAATAA
- a CDS encoding PepSY-associated TM helix domain-containing protein — translation MTFKKLILKIHLWLGLSSGIIVVILGITGCLYAFEEELRPIIHNHYYVDQVKDKKLPISHLIEIAKETNKKIHPKQTFSGCKTFNDDKRTIETWFYEEVDKDAIWYWNQYHTTYIYVDPYTGGIKKVEDYNFEFFVFVRMLHQTLCLNSEIGDPIVGTATIIFIISLITGLILWWPKNKSAAKQRFWFQWKNTTKWKRKNYDLHNIMGFYMMIFALIIALTGLVWAFRCYDQGVQWLFNGGKTYPKEERIVSDTTHYSKIDANDKIYLATVKANPKAKCYFLFTPEEKDSLATYQTFIRYENRFDDVSMEFDQYTGKNLKITKFEDKNNGEKFRFINYDLHVGSILGFPGKVLAFFASLVCASLPITGFLIWWGRNKKKKATPKPVL, via the coding sequence ATGACATTTAAAAAACTAATACTAAAAATACATTTATGGCTAGGATTATCTTCTGGAATAATCGTTGTCATACTTGGAATCACGGGTTGTTTATACGCTTTTGAAGAAGAATTACGTCCAATAATTCACAATCATTATTATGTTGATCAGGTAAAAGATAAAAAATTACCAATCAGCCATTTAATAGAAATCGCAAAAGAAACCAATAAAAAGATTCACCCGAAACAAACCTTTTCTGGATGTAAAACATTTAATGATGACAAACGTACCATTGAAACTTGGTTTTATGAAGAAGTAGACAAAGACGCTATTTGGTACTGGAATCAATATCATACCACTTACATTTATGTAGATCCTTATACGGGTGGCATAAAAAAAGTAGAAGATTACAATTTTGAGTTCTTTGTTTTTGTGCGAATGCTTCACCAAACACTTTGTTTAAATAGCGAAATTGGCGATCCAATTGTCGGAACTGCGACTATTATTTTTATTATTTCCTTAATTACAGGTTTGATACTTTGGTGGCCCAAAAATAAAAGTGCGGCAAAACAACGTTTTTGGTTTCAATGGAAAAATACCACGAAATGGAAACGTAAAAACTACGATCTGCATAATATTATGGGTTTTTATATGATGATTTTCGCTTTAATAATTGCATTAACGGGTTTAGTTTGGGCTTTCAGATGTTATGATCAAGGAGTTCAATGGCTATTTAATGGCGGAAAAACATATCCAAAAGAAGAAAGAATTGTTTCAGACACCACTCATTATTCTAAAATTGACGCTAACGATAAAATATATTTAGCGACTGTAAAAGCAAATCCTAAAGCTAAATGTTACTTTTTGTTTACGCCTGAAGAAAAGGATTCTTTAGCAACTTATCAAACCTTTATTCGTTACGAAAATCGTTTTGATGACGTATCAATGGAGTTTGACCAATATACAGGCAAGAATCTTAAGATAACAAAATTCGAAGACAAAAATAATGGCGAAAAATTTCGATTCATAAATTATGATTTACACGTTGGAAGCATTCTTGGCTTTCCAGGAAAAGTATTAGCTTTCTTTGCCAGTCTTGTATGTGCCAGTTTACCCATAACAGGTTTTCTGATCTGGTGGGGACGAAATAAGAAGAAAAAAGCAACTCCGAAGCCAGTTTTATAA
- a CDS encoding TonB-dependent siderophore receptor — protein sequence MKYNLLFALGLLSLASYGQDYSSNESTSTVNDTVKNKKGEILNEVVVTKNKEPKPVTAVRSGLKPMDNPQSIQVIGSDVIEQQQAIRLSEVLKNANGVYVGSARGGAQESFFSRGYDMSANNMFKNGFRYNAGSIPDVSGLDKVEFLKGGSALLFGNVAPGGILNLVTKTPQFKSGGEVSMQIGSFSYYKPAFDVYGGLNKSIAFRLNGSYENSESFRDVVKNERLYINPSLLFVINPKTQITVQGDYLTADWTPDFGTGIIGTKILDLPRNTFYGSLWSNGNTKSASASVLLNHDFNKNWKLNFNGSYQTYDRASKSTAQLSTVKDNGDWTRPLVQNDNSEQILGDQISLQGNFNTGSVKHQIFTGADWENSFATAYTFAFNPANYDTINLFNFDPSTQRNDIPNARATQIAKTETNRFGVYFQDLISITEKFKVLAGIRWSWQEAEVTTYKETFASGVQTVKPENAVPTVGAKKLDNAFSPKFGLIYQPRTDVSLFASYSTSFTPNTGTTADLKPIEPSIIDQYEAGVKTDFLEGLLSTNVTVYQIVNNNLAQTAEFKADGSVNTDTNVKVLSGETKSKGIEIDVTARPVEGLSIVAGYSYNDMRYTKTSGLNGSFIEGDRLVRTPANTANLSFYYLVQDGFFKGVSIGAIGNYIGDRLGGWNDQYSTDLVKYPDGIYHREIPIKGYTTIDASVGYTWNKFSILCKLSNITNELNYTVHENYSVNPIAPRQVMTSLRYKF from the coding sequence ATGAAATATAATTTACTATTTGCACTAGGATTATTAAGTCTTGCCTCTTACGGACAAGATTATTCAAGCAACGAAAGCACTTCTACAGTAAATGATACTGTAAAAAATAAAAAAGGAGAAATCTTAAACGAAGTAGTTGTTACTAAAAATAAAGAGCCAAAACCAGTTACAGCCGTTCGTTCTGGCTTAAAGCCAATGGACAATCCGCAATCTATACAAGTTATCGGATCTGATGTTATTGAGCAGCAGCAAGCTATTAGATTAAGTGAAGTCCTTAAAAATGCCAACGGAGTTTATGTTGGTTCTGCTCGTGGTGGCGCTCAAGAATCTTTTTTCTCAAGAGGTTACGATATGTCTGCCAATAATATGTTTAAAAACGGTTTCCGTTACAACGCAGGATCAATTCCAGATGTTTCTGGTTTAGATAAGGTTGAATTCTTAAAAGGTGGTTCTGCGCTTTTGTTTGGAAATGTAGCGCCAGGAGGAATTCTTAACTTGGTTACTAAAACGCCTCAATTTAAAAGTGGTGGCGAAGTATCAATGCAAATAGGAAGTTTTTCTTATTACAAACCTGCTTTCGATGTTTATGGTGGCCTAAATAAATCTATTGCTTTTAGACTTAACGGTTCTTACGAAAATTCAGAAAGCTTTAGAGATGTTGTAAAAAACGAGCGTTTATATATTAATCCTTCCCTACTTTTTGTAATCAATCCTAAAACGCAGATTACTGTACAGGGAGATTATTTAACGGCAGACTGGACTCCAGATTTTGGAACGGGAATTATCGGAACTAAAATCCTTGACTTGCCTCGTAATACTTTTTACGGATCATTATGGTCAAATGGAAACACAAAATCTGCCAGCGCTTCTGTCTTATTAAATCATGATTTTAATAAAAACTGGAAGCTTAATTTCAACGGTTCTTACCAAACTTATGATAGAGCTTCAAAATCTACAGCACAATTATCTACAGTGAAAGATAATGGAGATTGGACAAGACCATTGGTTCAAAACGACAACTCAGAACAAATATTAGGAGATCAAATAAGTCTTCAAGGAAATTTTAATACTGGATCTGTAAAACATCAGATTTTCACAGGTGCCGATTGGGAAAACTCATTTGCAACTGCTTATACTTTTGCATTCAATCCTGCAAATTATGACACAATCAATCTTTTCAACTTTGATCCGTCAACGCAAAGAAATGACATTCCAAATGCTAGAGCAACTCAAATTGCAAAAACAGAAACCAATCGTTTTGGTGTCTATTTTCAGGATTTGATTTCAATTACAGAAAAATTTAAAGTATTAGCAGGTATACGCTGGTCTTGGCAAGAAGCTGAAGTAACAACTTACAAAGAAACTTTTGCTTCTGGAGTTCAAACTGTAAAACCTGAAAATGCAGTTCCAACCGTTGGTGCTAAGAAATTAGATAATGCTTTTTCTCCAAAATTCGGATTGATATACCAACCAAGAACAGACGTTTCTTTATTCGCAAGTTATTCTACTTCTTTTACGCCGAACACAGGAACAACAGCAGATCTAAAACCAATTGAACCTTCTATTATTGATCAATATGAAGCTGGTGTTAAAACCGATTTCTTAGAAGGATTATTAAGCACCAATGTTACTGTTTATCAAATTGTAAACAACAATTTAGCGCAAACTGCAGAATTTAAAGCTGACGGAAGTGTAAATACAGACACAAACGTAAAAGTTTTAAGCGGAGAAACTAAAAGTAAAGGTATCGAAATTGATGTAACTGCAAGACCTGTAGAAGGTTTAAGTATCGTTGCTGGATATAGCTACAATGACATGCGTTACACAAAAACATCTGGTTTAAACGGAAGTTTTATAGAAGGCGATCGTCTTGTTAGAACTCCTGCAAATACTGCTAACTTAAGTTTCTATTACTTAGTGCAAGATGGTTTCTTCAAAGGTGTGTCTATTGGAGCAATTGGAAACTATATTGGAGATCGTTTAGGTGGATGGAATGACCAATATAGCACAGATCTTGTTAAATATCCTGACGGAATTTACCATAGAGAAATTCCAATCAAAGGTTATACAACAATTGATGCATCTGTTGGATATACTTGGAATAAGTTCTCCATTCTTTGCAAATTATCAAATATTACAAACGAATTAAATTATACTGTTCACGAAAATTATAGCGTGAACCCGATAGCGCCTCGTCAAGTTATGACAAGTCTTCGCTACAAATTCTAA
- a CDS encoding valine--tRNA ligase gives MTIPAQFDAKAIENKWYDYWMKNNYFHSEPDHRTPYTIVIPPPNVTGVLHMGHMLNNTIQDVLIRRARLKGFNACWVPGTDHASIATEAKVVAKLKAEGINKNDLTREEFLKHAWEWTDKYGGTILEQLKKLGASCDWERTKFTMDPDMSASVIKSFVDLYNKGLIYRGYRMVNWDPEAKTTLSDEEVIYEEQQGKLFFLKYKIEGSEDFLTIATTRPETIFGDTAICINPNDERFTHLKGKKAIVPICGRVIPIIEDEYVDVEFGTGCLKVTPAHDMNDKTLGEKHNLEIVDIFNEDATLNSFGLHYQGKDRFVVRKEIEKELQEIGALAKTETHLNKVGTSERTKAVIEPRLSDQWFLKMEDLVKPAIKSVLETGDIKLHPKRFENTYAHWLNNIRDWNISRQLWWGQQIPAYYYGDGKEDFVVAENIEDALVLAKERTNNQQLTTDNLKQDVDALDTWFSSWLWPMSVFGGIMDPESPDFKYYYPTNDLVTGPDILFFWVARMIIAGYEYAGEKPFTNVYLTGLVRDKQRRKMSKSLGNSPDPLDLIDAFGADGVRVGLLLSASAGNDIMFDEELCNQGKAFSNKIWNAFKLIKGWEVSETIAQPESSKVAIEWYEAKLQQTLVDIEDNFEKYRISDSLMAIYKLVWDDFCSWFLEMIKPAYQQPIDSVTFAKAIEMLESNLKLLHPFMPFLTEEIWQLIAERTPEEALIVSTWPELKPFDAKLIADFENSIEVISGIRTIRKDKNIPFKDAIELKGINSENVSTYFDSIITKLGNVSAFEYVSEKVDGALSFRVKSNEYFIPITGNIDVEAEIKKLTEELNYTKGFLKSVEAKLSNEKFVNGAPEKVLNIEKQKQADALAKIATIEQSLAGLK, from the coding sequence ATGACAATTCCAGCACAATTTGACGCTAAAGCGATTGAGAACAAATGGTATGATTACTGGATGAAAAACAATTATTTTCATTCAGAACCAGATCATAGAACACCTTATACAATTGTAATCCCGCCGCCGAACGTCACTGGAGTCCTTCATATGGGACATATGTTGAATAATACGATTCAGGATGTTTTAATTCGTAGAGCACGTCTAAAAGGATTTAATGCTTGTTGGGTTCCTGGAACAGATCATGCTTCTATTGCAACTGAGGCAAAAGTTGTAGCAAAATTAAAAGCAGAAGGAATCAATAAAAATGATTTAACTCGTGAAGAATTCCTAAAACACGCTTGGGAATGGACAGATAAATACGGTGGAACAATCCTAGAACAGCTTAAAAAATTAGGTGCTTCTTGCGATTGGGAACGCACCAAATTTACAATGGATCCAGATATGTCGGCATCTGTAATTAAATCGTTTGTAGATTTATACAACAAAGGATTAATCTACAGAGGATACCGTATGGTAAACTGGGATCCAGAAGCAAAAACGACTCTTTCTGATGAAGAGGTAATTTACGAAGAACAACAAGGAAAATTATTTTTCTTAAAATATAAAATAGAAGGTTCAGAAGATTTCTTGACTATCGCAACGACACGTCCAGAAACTATTTTTGGAGATACTGCAATCTGTATTAATCCAAACGATGAGCGTTTTACACATTTAAAAGGTAAAAAAGCGATTGTTCCAATTTGCGGAAGAGTAATTCCAATTATCGAAGACGAATATGTAGATGTTGAATTCGGAACAGGATGTTTGAAAGTAACGCCTGCGCACGATATGAACGATAAAACGTTAGGAGAAAAACACAATCTTGAAATCGTTGATATTTTTAATGAAGATGCAACTTTAAATAGTTTCGGATTACATTATCAAGGAAAAGACCGTTTCGTAGTTCGTAAAGAAATTGAAAAAGAATTACAGGAAATCGGTGCTTTAGCAAAAACAGAAACGCACTTAAATAAAGTTGGAACTTCTGAAAGAACCAAAGCGGTAATCGAACCAAGATTATCTGACCAATGGTTCTTAAAAATGGAAGATTTGGTAAAACCAGCAATTAAATCAGTTTTAGAAACGGGAGATATTAAATTACATCCAAAACGTTTCGAGAACACTTATGCGCATTGGCTAAACAACATTCGTGACTGGAACATTTCTCGTCAATTATGGTGGGGACAACAAATTCCAGCATATTATTACGGAGACGGAAAAGAAGATTTCGTAGTTGCTGAAAACATAGAAGATGCATTAGTTTTAGCAAAAGAAAGAACCAACAACCAACAACTAACAACCGACAACCTTAAACAGGATGTTGACGCATTAGATACATGGTTTTCATCTTGGTTATGGCCAATGTCTGTTTTTGGCGGAATTATGGATCCAGAAAGTCCAGATTTCAAATATTATTATCCAACAAATGACTTGGTAACAGGTCCAGATATTTTATTTTTCTGGGTTGCGAGAATGATCATTGCAGGTTACGAATATGCTGGCGAAAAACCATTTACAAATGTATATTTGACTGGTTTAGTTCGTGATAAACAACGCCGTAAAATGTCTAAATCATTAGGGAACTCTCCTGATCCTTTAGATTTAATTGATGCTTTTGGAGCTGATGGAGTTCGTGTAGGATTGCTTTTAAGCGCCTCTGCAGGAAACGATATTATGTTTGATGAAGAATTGTGCAATCAAGGAAAAGCGTTTTCAAACAAAATCTGGAATGCTTTCAAATTGATCAAAGGTTGGGAAGTTTCAGAAACGATCGCACAACCAGAATCATCAAAAGTGGCAATCGAATGGTATGAAGCAAAATTGCAGCAGACTTTAGTTGATATTGAAGATAATTTTGAGAAATACAGAATTTCAGATTCATTAATGGCGATTTATAAATTGGTTTGGGATGATTTCTGTTCTTGGTTCTTAGAAATGATTAAACCAGCATATCAACAGCCAATTGACAGCGTAACTTTCGCGAAAGCGATCGAAATGTTAGAAAGCAACTTGAAGTTACTTCATCCTTTTATGCCTTTCTTGACAGAGGAAATTTGGCAATTAATTGCTGAAAGAACTCCAGAAGAAGCTTTAATTGTTTCGACTTGGCCAGAATTAAAACCTTTCGATGCTAAATTAATTGCTGATTTTGAAAACTCAATTGAAGTAATTTCTGGAATTAGAACCATCAGAAAAGATAAAAATATTCCGTTTAAAGATGCAATTGAATTAAAAGGAATCAACAGCGAAAATGTTTCAACCTATTTTGATTCAATCATAACGAAATTAGGAAACGTTTCGGCTTTCGAATATGTTTCTGAGAAAGTAGATGGCGCATTGTCTTTCCGTGTAAAATCAAATGAATATTTCATTCCGATTACAGGAAACATTGATGTTGAAGCAGAAATTAAAAAACTGACAGAAGAATTGAATTACACAAAAGGATTCTTGAAATCGGTAGAAGCTAAACTTTCTAACGAGAAATTCGTAAATGGTGCTCCAGAGAAAGTTTTAAATATAGAAAAACAAAAACAAGCCGATGCTTTGGCAAAAATTGCTACAATCGAGCAGAGTTTGGCTGGTTTGAAGTAA